The Marivivens sp. LCG002 genome contains a region encoding:
- a CDS encoding DMT family transporter: protein MGDYLISLAGTPEGARLASLLALTAAVAHALFGALQKGRFDPWLSRAVIDAGFFVITLPVVLFFVPAPGLRDLVILLGAALIHLVYKITMARAYEKAAYTVVYPVVRGTGPLVTVAAASIFFHEHFTGVQWIGVACLSGGILLLALRNLSEEKIAKQALRIGLIWALACGFMVAVYTTYDAWGIRVAENAFTFLAWFFFLSSFDFPVLALLRHRKTPIKAPFKALAWRGLSGAFLGWISFGGVMLATRLDKVGEAAVLRETSTVFAALIGWFILGEKVGPRRLFLMSLIAIGAVIVELGG, encoded by the coding sequence TTGGGTGATTATCTGATTTCGCTGGCTGGGACGCCCGAAGGTGCGCGGCTTGCCAGTTTGCTCGCTCTTACCGCGGCGGTCGCCCATGCGCTATTCGGGGCCTTGCAAAAAGGGCGTTTCGATCCTTGGCTTTCGCGTGCGGTGATCGACGCAGGCTTTTTCGTCATCACGCTCCCCGTCGTCCTGTTTTTTGTTCCCGCGCCGGGATTGCGCGATCTGGTCATCCTACTCGGGGCGGCGCTCATCCACCTCGTTTACAAGATCACGATGGCGCGCGCCTATGAAAAGGCAGCTTATACTGTGGTTTATCCGGTCGTGCGTGGCACGGGGCCATTGGTGACGGTTGCGGCCGCCTCGATCTTTTTCCACGAGCATTTCACGGGCGTTCAATGGATCGGGGTCGCATGCCTTTCGGGCGGTATCCTGCTGCTTGCGCTTCGGAACCTAAGCGAAGAGAAGATCGCCAAACAAGCCCTGAGGATCGGGCTGATCTGGGCGCTGGCCTGTGGATTTATGGTGGCGGTTTACACGACCTATGACGCTTGGGGCATTCGTGTGGCCGAGAATGCCTTTACCTTTCTGGCTTGGTTCTTCTTTTTGTCGTCTTTCGACTTTCCCGTCCTTGCACTTCTTCGGCATCGCAAGACGCCGATCAAAGCGCCCTTCAAAGCGCTCGCATGGCGCGGGCTTAGCGGTGCGTTCCTTGGCTGGATCAGCTTTGGCGGCGTGATGCTCGCCACAAGGCTCGATAAAGTCGGTGAAGCCGCTGTTTTGCGCGAAACCTCGACCGTGTTCGCGGCCTTGATCGGTTGGTTTATCCTAGGCGAAAAAGTCGGGCCGAGACGGCTCTTTCTTATGAGTCTGATTGCC
- the ftsY gene encoding signal recognition particle-docking protein FtsY, whose product MSFFKKLKDRLTKSSSKIDQGLESIVDDGGVIEEAASSAPEPETTADQEPQASQPIEIVPPVVEPAPAIAVQPVIPDTPKASGEPEKKGILGRLFGGAEQKTVVRRTLDDDMLEQLEELLISADMGVDTALRVTANMAEGRLGKKLSVEEIKQLLADEVTRIMEPVARPLPLYAKTPQVVLIVGVNGAGKTTTIGKLASQFRAAGKKVVIAAGDTFRAAAVEQLQVWGDRAGVPVLTAPEGSDPASLAFDAMTKAQADGADLLLIDTAGRLQNRQDLMEELSKIVRVIRKKDPEAPHNTLLVLDATTGQNAINQVDVFQKLADVSGLVMTKLDGTAKGGVLVALADKFGLPIHAIGVGEQIDDLAPFDPEEFAKALVGLE is encoded by the coding sequence ATGTCGTTTTTCAAGAAGCTTAAAGATCGTCTGACAAAGTCATCGTCCAAGATCGACCAAGGTCTGGAAAGCATCGTGGATGATGGGGGCGTCATCGAGGAGGCTGCATCTTCTGCACCCGAGCCCGAGACAACGGCAGATCAGGAGCCGCAAGCATCCCAGCCCATCGAGATTGTCCCTCCGGTTGTCGAGCCTGCCCCTGCGATTGCAGTGCAGCCGGTGATCCCCGACACGCCCAAAGCCTCGGGCGAGCCCGAGAAAAAGGGTATTCTCGGCCGTCTTTTCGGAGGTGCCGAGCAGAAAACCGTTGTGCGCCGCACGCTCGACGACGACATGCTCGAACAGCTCGAAGAACTGCTCATCAGCGCGGATATGGGTGTGGATACCGCACTGCGCGTAACGGCCAATATGGCCGAGGGCCGCTTGGGCAAGAAGCTCTCGGTTGAAGAGATCAAACAGCTTTTGGCAGACGAAGTGACGCGGATCATGGAACCCGTGGCGCGACCCCTGCCTCTCTATGCCAAGACGCCTCAGGTTGTTCTGATCGTCGGTGTAAACGGCGCAGGCAAAACCACGACAATCGGAAAACTCGCCAGCCAATTCCGCGCTGCGGGCAAAAAGGTCGTCATCGCGGCGGGGGACACCTTTCGCGCAGCAGCCGTCGAGCAACTTCAGGTCTGGGGTGATCGCGCAGGTGTGCCCGTTCTGACTGCGCCCGAAGGTTCTGATCCTGCCTCGCTTGCCTTTGATGCGATGACCAAGGCTCAAGCCGATGGCGCCGACCTGTTGCTGATCGATACCGCAGGCAGACTGCAAAACCGTCAGGACTTGATGGAAGAGCTGTCCAAGATCGTGCGCGTGATCCGCAAGAAAGACCCCGAAGCGCCACACAATACGCTTCTCGTGCTTGATGCGACGACGGGCCAAAATGCGATCAATCAGGTTGACGTGTTCCAAAAGCTTGCAGACGTGTCGGGTCTTGTGATGACCAAGCTTGATGGAACGGCAAAAGGCGGCGTCCTTGTGGCGCTTGCTGATAAGTTCGGTCTTCCGATCCATGCAATTGGCGTGGGTGAACAGATCGACGATCTTGCCCCCTTTGATCCCGAGGAATTCGCCAAGGCCCTCGTCGGGCTGGAATGA